The following coding sequences lie in one Arachis hypogaea cultivar Tifrunner chromosome 9, arahy.Tifrunner.gnm2.J5K5, whole genome shotgun sequence genomic window:
- the LOC112710019 gene encoding uncharacterized protein isoform X2: MSSQEKSLTLGGNEQQHADADAAASCRRKVSLPAQKLWLQSCRVAVSLSFTHRTSVSISQPPPRHRSVPTVSHVQCSQRRDQPRRVQSTRDIETAENLIGRAVIGTIEDPIWRESFP, encoded by the exons ATGAGTTCTCAGGAAAAATCTCTGACTTTGGGTGGAAATGAACAACAACATGCTGATGCTGATGCAGCAGCTTCTTGCAGAAGAAAAGTTTCTCTGCCAGCTCAAAAG TTATGGTTGCAAAGTTGTCGTGTTGCCGTCTCCCTCTCCTTCACTCATCGCACCTCCGTTTCCATCTCTCAACCTCCTCCTCGCCACCGGTCAGTGCCAACTGTCAGCCACGTTCAGTGTTCGCAGCGTCGTG ACCAGCCTCGAAGAGTCCAAAGCACAAGAGATATCGAAACTGCAGAAAATCTTATAG GAAGAGCTGTAATTGGCACTATTGAAGACCCCATTTGGCGAGAATCTTTTCCTTGA
- the LOC112710019 gene encoding uncharacterized protein isoform X1, with product MSSQEKSLTLGGNEQQHADADAAASCRRKVSLPAQKLWLQSCRVAVSLSFTHRTSVSISQPPPRHRSVPTVSHVQCSQRRGNDDQPRRVQSTRDIETAENLIGRAVIGTIEDPIWRESFP from the exons ATGAGTTCTCAGGAAAAATCTCTGACTTTGGGTGGAAATGAACAACAACATGCTGATGCTGATGCAGCAGCTTCTTGCAGAAGAAAAGTTTCTCTGCCAGCTCAAAAG TTATGGTTGCAAAGTTGTCGTGTTGCCGTCTCCCTCTCCTTCACTCATCGCACCTCCGTTTCCATCTCTCAACCTCCTCCTCGCCACCGGTCAGTGCCAACTGTCAGCCACGTTCAGTGTTCGCAGCGTCGTGGTAATGACG ACCAGCCTCGAAGAGTCCAAAGCACAAGAGATATCGAAACTGCAGAAAATCTTATAG GAAGAGCTGTAATTGGCACTATTGAAGACCCCATTTGGCGAGAATCTTTTCCTTGA
- the LOC112710020 gene encoding 28 kDa ribonucleoprotein, chloroplastic, translating into MAATRIASSLFSSSINTTVKNCFASKTITDPPLIAISSNRKLSSLTQCYYFVEPLSLIGVTKLWTPKTSAAVVVSQEEIALSDDAGLVEEEKERQVLEEQQQDDSAESSVNTKLYFGNLPYSVDSAQLAGLIESYGSAELIEVLYDRDTGKSRGFAFVTMSCIEDCNAVIQNLDGKEFLGRTLRVNFADKPKPKEPLYPETEHKLFVGNLSWSVTSESLTEAFQEYGTVVGARVLYDGETGRSRGYGFVCYSTKAEMEAALTSLNDVELEGRAMRVSVAQGKRSQG; encoded by the exons ATGGCTGCGACACGCATAGCTTCctccttattttcttcttcaatcaACACTACTGTCAAAAATTGCTTCGCTTCAAAAACCATAACAGACCCTCCTCTCATAGCAATATCCTCCAATCGCAAGTTATCCTCACTGACCCAGTGCTATTATTTTGTGGAACCTTTGTCATTAATTGGTGTTACTAAGTTATGGACGCCTAAAACTTCAGCAGCTGTTGTTGTTTCACAAGAAGAAATTGCTTTGTCTGATGATGCGGGCTtagttgaagaagaaaaagaaaggcaAGTGTTGGAAgaacagcaacaagatgattcTGCTGAGTCCTCTGTCAACACTAAGCTTTACTTTGGAAATTTGCCGTACAGTGTTGACAGTGCACAACTTGCGGGGTTAATTGAGAGTTATGGAAGTGCAGAACTAATTGAG GTTCTCTATGACAGGGACACTGGAAAAAGCAGAGGCTTTGCATTTGTGACAATGAGTTGCATTGAAGATTGCAATGCAGTAATACAAAATCTTGACGGAAAA GAATTCTTGGGCCGAACTTTACGGGTAAACTTCGCTGACAAGCCAAAACCGAAAGAACCATTGTACCCTGAAACTGAGCATAAGCTATTTGTTGGAAATCTGTCATGGTCAGTAACTTCTGAGAGCCTTACAGAAGCGTTTCAAGAATATGGAACTGTGGTTGGAGCTAGGGTCTTGTATGATGGCGAAACAGGAAGGTCACGCGGCTATGGCTTCGTTTGCTATTCGACAAAGGCAGAAATGGAAGCTGCCCTTACATCTCTGAATGATGTG GAACTAGAGGGACGGGCAATGCGTGTAAGTGTGGCGCAAGGTAAGCGTTCGCAAGGTTAA
- the LOC112710021 gene encoding LRR receptor-like serine/threonine-protein kinase IOS1 yields MMRKSLHSLFLLLRTLTIVVMVQAQDQSGFISLDCGLPEKSSYTEVTIGINYISDANFIETGVSMSVSPEDKATHQKQLGYLRSFPNGARNCYKINVASATKYLIRANFLYGNYDGLNELPQFDLHLGANFWETVKLTNSSWSYTTEIIHTPSLDYVHICLVNTGKGTPFISAIELRMLDNKTYDAQSSGSLARFLRLDLGSITNLTYRYKDDVYDRLWDPVNLKQWKQLSSTLTNDELSQNHYKPPAVVMSTAAAPANSSASLDLMWEPNNVDEQYYVYMHFNEIQKLAANQTRSFNITMNGKFWFGPLVPAYQSTTTIYSPSAVTGATNYTVSLFQTEKSSLPPIVNAIEIYLVKDFSQLETHQDDVAAITNIKDSYNVARNWQGDPCAPIAYMWEGLNCSFEGKSSPRITSLDLSSSELTGQISSYISKLTMLQYLDLSNNSLSGSIPYFLTQLQSLKFLNLENNNFTGLVPSELLDRSKKGSLSLSVGQNPNLCTSASSCNQRIETIKKKKNNVAIPVVASVVGVLVLLIISAAAIIFSVKKRKPQAAVNIHVKPKYPNEPPIKAKQQQYSFNELVNITNNFERLLGEGGFGKVYYGIIDDTEVAVKILSATSEHVYQQFLAEVKHMMKVHHKNLTSLIGYCNEEKNKALIYEYMANGDLDEQLLGKKSNTKFLTWEDRLRIAVDAAQGLEYLHHGCKPLIIHRDVKCANILLTENFQAKLADFGLSRSYLADGDTHISTAIVAGTLGYLDPQCTMLNRFTEKSDVYSFGVVLLKIITGQPAISKTEDKVHISHRVDSLLSKGDIEGIVDSELQGDFDSSSVWKAVEIAMASVSYSPDKRPYMSDVLVVLKECLAIELARKQSNIDTENTDFIEFTYNLTSETGPLVR; encoded by the exons ATGATGAGAAAATCATTGCATTCTCTTTTTCTATTGCTCAGGACTCTTACTATTGTTGTCATGGTTCAAGCCCAGGATCAATCAG GATTTATTAGCCTTGATTGTGGACTACCAGAAAAATCAAGTTACACTGAGGTCACTATAGGCATAAATTACATTTCAGATGCTAACTTCATTGAAACTGGTGTAAGCATGAGTGTATCACCAGAAGATAAGGCCACTCATCAAAAGCAACTAGGTTATTTGAGAAGCTTTCCCAACGGTGCAAGAAACTGTTACAAAATAAATGTTGCAAGTGCCACTAAATATTTAATCAGAGCTAACTTTTTGTATGGAAACTATGATGGTCTAAATGAGTTACCACAATTTGATCTTCATCTTGGAGCTAATTTTTGGGAAACAGTTAAACTCACCAATTCATCATGGAGCTACACCACTGAGATCATTCACACTCCATCATTGGATTATGTTCATATCTGTTTGGTTAACACAGGGAAAGGGACTCCATTCATTTCAGCTATAGAATTAAGGATGTTGGATAATAAGACTTATGATGCTCAATCATCTGGATCATTGGCACGTTTCCTAAGACTAGATTTAGGTTCCATTACCAACTTAACATACAG GTACAAAGATGATGTTTATGACAGGCTTTGGGATCCTGTTAACCTAAAACAGTGGAAACAACTGAGTAGCACACTTACCAATGATGAACTATCACAGAATCATTATAAACCACCAGCAGTTGTGATGAGCACTGCTGCTGCACCAGCAAATTCTAGTGCTTCTCTTGATCTAATGTGGGAACCAAATAATGTGGATGAGCAATACTATGTGTATATGCACTTTAATGAAATTCAAAAGCTAGCAGCAAATCAAACAAGGTCATTCAATATCACCATGAATGGCAAGTTCTGGTTTGGACCTCTTGTACCTGCATACCAAAGCACAACTACCATATATAGTCCTTCAGCTGTAACTGGAGCAACAAATTATACTGTTTCGCTTTTTCAGACAGAAAAGTCTTCACTTCCTCCCATCGTCAATGCTATTGAGATTTATCTGGTAAAAGATTTCTCACAATTAGAGACTCACCAAGATGATG TTGCTGCTATTACAAACATCAAGGATTCATATAATGTTGCTAGAAATTGGCAAGGAGATCCATGTGCCCCAATAGCATATATGTGGGAAGGTCTAAATTGTAGTTTTGAAGGCAAAAGTTCTCCAAGAATCACATCTTT GGATTTATCTTCTAGTGAATTGACAGGGCAGATATCATCCTACATATCCAAGCTCACTATGTTACAATACTT AGATTTATCAAATAATAGCTTAAGTGGATCGATACCTTATTTTCTGACACAGCTACAGTCACTGAAATTTTT AAACTTGGAGAATAACAATTTTACTGGTTTAGTTCCCAGTGAACTCCTTGATAGATCAAAGAAAGGTTCACTATCATTGAG TGTGGGGCAAAATCCAAACCTATGTACTTCTGCATCATCATGCAACCAACGCATCGAaacaatcaagaagaagaaaaacaatgtAGCTATTCCTGTAGTAGCATCAGTTGTTGGGGTTTTGGTGCTTCTAATAATTTCTGCAGCAGCTATAATCTTTTCAGTTAAGAAAAGAAAGCCACAAG CTGCTGTGAACATTCATGTGAAGCCCAAATATCCAAATGAGCCACCAATAAAAGCcaagcaacaacaatattcaTTTAATGAACTTGTTAATATCACCAACAACTTTGAAAGGTTGCTTGGTGAAGGTGGATTTGGTAAAGTTTACTATGGAATTATTGATGACACTGAAGTAGCTGTCAAGATTCTGTCTGCAACATCAGAACATGTATATCAGCAATTTCTAGCAGAG GTTAAACATATGATGAAAGTACACCACAAAAATCTTACTTCCCTTATTGGATATTGcaatgaagagaaaaataaagctCTCATCTATGAATACATGGCAAATGGAGACTTGGATGAACAACTCTTAG GGAAGAAAAGCAACACAAAGTTCTTAACTTGGGAAGATAGACTTCGAATAGCTGTGGATGCAGCCCAAG GACTGGAATATCTGCATCACGGTTGTAAGCCGTTAATAATTCACAGAGATGTGAAATGTGCAAATATTTTGTTAACTGAAAACTTCCAAGCCAAATTGGCTGATTTTGGCCTATCCAGAAGCTATCTTGCTGACGGTGACACGCATATCTCCACTGCCATTGTTGCCGGAACTCTTGGTTACTTAGATCCTCA GTGTACCATGTTAAACAGGTTCACAGAGAAAAGTGATGTTTACAGTTTCGGAGTAGTTCTTTTGAAGATAATCACAGGTCAACCGGCAATATCAAAAACCGAAGATAAAGTTCACATAAGTCACCGAGTTGATTCCTTACTTTCTAAAGGGGATATAGAAGGTATTGTTGACTCAGAATTACAAGGAGATTTTGATAGTAGTTCTGTCTGGAAAGCTGTTGAAATAGCAATGGCTTCTGTGTCATATAGCCCTGACAAAAGGCCATACATGAGTGATGTATTGGTTGTGTTAAAGGAATGTTTGGCAATAGAGTTGGCTCGGAAACAATCCAACAT